The Streptomyces spororaveus genome includes a region encoding these proteins:
- a CDS encoding NACHT domain-containing protein — MDASVVGIRLASGVVTPLVRKLFRQEEAGAGLVDRPHRISSYVAWREKRGLGAADLRRLADRLVEEALRAPGERPLPPGEEAGVAAALAATLYALGDLTLSDVEAVRLGPQAFARQLRAAAPHPGLSRDAELFHSRLVDLACLHILNFFTRRSTFVASTLVEQSRLHAETIAKVDELLTRLPRQDGRDTAFEARYLDYLARRHSALTIFGLDLEPGSSRWPLDAAYVSLEVTAAPGTRAEALPAPYSLPAERLPAEHHRVLLRGEAGSGKTTLIQWLAVSAARDPRAGTVPFVLPLRSLTRHGERLPAPHEFQAGSPLAGEAPEGWEGRVLRDGRALLLVDGVDEIPAAERDRARDWLANLMTAYPGNRWLVTSRPSAVRPDWLRDEDFTEVTLAPMSWANVGAFIERWHTAAAAPEGYADLLLDSVRTKPDLARLATNPLLCGLICALHRERRGFLPAGRKELYTAALSMLLHRRDRERGLRLPDLAEEPQLQLLQRLAHWLIRNGRTEMDRSRAEDLIAGALPAVPVARVLGEAPLVYRHFLERTGLLRAPTEDTVEFVHRTFQDYLGARAALDEGGVGELAGHSDDDQWEDVIRMAVAQGRPRERTEIIRALLDRGTDRSVLLAYASLQFAAELDPALRAEAEAAVRHLLPPRNIDEAQELGRTGPLVLELLADPGTADDHEALMAVTAAGETVSELAIPYLARFHDSSSPEVRRALVSLWGRFDTRAYAREVLARLTPPPTGLLVRTDTQADALCAFAGPPGLVVGSEVTRPALSELFSRVRVSELSIDGHRNLGDLDFLRGQTSLERLRISRCDPSTDVSGLRRLPLRTAHLDFGTPGVHEAIATWDHLSHLELYSPQPWSARRLAPGARLVHLVLDTPAADVTDLGRHTELRVLNLGHRWRPAGPADWAELSRLERLEELAVPEEALEGLVRHVRLPALRTLQLYGDRTLAPGMEERLGERFPGAVVEPYGPVGEQ, encoded by the coding sequence GTGGACGCATCGGTGGTGGGGATCCGGCTGGCCTCGGGGGTCGTGACCCCCCTCGTCAGGAAGCTCTTCCGGCAGGAAGAGGCGGGCGCGGGGCTCGTGGACCGGCCGCACCGCATCTCCTCCTACGTGGCCTGGCGCGAGAAACGCGGCCTCGGCGCGGCGGACCTGCGCCGGCTCGCAGACCGACTGGTCGAGGAGGCGTTACGGGCCCCCGGGGAGCGGCCCCTGCCGCCCGGCGAAGAGGCGGGCGTGGCAGCGGCCCTCGCCGCCACCCTGTACGCGCTGGGCGACCTCACCCTGTCCGACGTGGAGGCCGTCCGCCTCGGGCCGCAGGCCTTCGCCCGGCAGCTCCGGGCCGCCGCACCGCACCCCGGACTCTCCCGGGACGCCGAGCTCTTCCACTCCCGCCTGGTGGACCTGGCCTGCCTGCACATCCTGAACTTCTTCACCCGGCGTTCCACCTTCGTGGCGTCGACCCTGGTCGAGCAGAGCCGGCTGCACGCCGAGACCATCGCCAAGGTGGACGAACTGCTGACCCGCCTCCCCCGCCAGGACGGCCGGGACACCGCCTTCGAGGCCCGCTACCTGGACTACCTGGCCCGGCGCCACAGCGCCCTCACCATCTTCGGCCTGGACCTGGAGCCGGGATCCTCCCGCTGGCCGCTGGACGCGGCGTACGTGAGCCTGGAGGTCACCGCCGCCCCCGGGACCCGGGCCGAGGCGCTCCCCGCCCCCTACTCCCTGCCCGCCGAACGGCTGCCGGCCGAGCACCACCGCGTCCTGCTGCGCGGCGAGGCCGGATCCGGGAAGACCACCCTGATCCAGTGGCTGGCCGTCTCCGCCGCCCGGGACCCCCGCGCGGGGACCGTCCCCTTCGTCCTGCCGCTGCGCAGCCTGACCCGGCACGGGGAGCGGCTGCCCGCGCCCCACGAGTTCCAGGCCGGCTCCCCGCTGGCCGGGGAGGCCCCCGAAGGCTGGGAGGGCCGGGTCCTGCGCGACGGCCGCGCCCTCCTGCTGGTCGACGGCGTCGACGAGATCCCGGCGGCCGAACGCGACCGGGCCCGGGACTGGCTCGCGAACCTGATGACCGCCTACCCCGGCAACCGCTGGCTGGTCACCTCACGGCCCTCGGCGGTCCGCCCGGACTGGCTCCGGGACGAGGACTTCACCGAGGTGACCCTGGCACCGATGAGCTGGGCGAACGTCGGGGCCTTCATCGAGCGCTGGCACACCGCCGCGGCGGCCCCGGAGGGGTACGCGGACCTGCTGCTGGACTCCGTACGCACCAAACCGGACCTGGCGCGCCTCGCCACCAACCCGCTGCTGTGCGGACTGATCTGCGCCCTGCACCGCGAGCGCCGGGGATTCCTGCCGGCCGGCCGCAAGGAGCTGTACACGGCCGCCCTGTCGATGCTGCTGCACCGACGCGACCGCGAGCGGGGCCTGCGGCTGCCCGACCTGGCCGAGGAGCCCCAGCTGCAACTGCTCCAACGGCTCGCCCACTGGCTGATCCGCAACGGCCGCACCGAGATGGACCGGTCCCGGGCCGAGGATCTGATCGCCGGCGCGCTGCCGGCCGTCCCCGTCGCCCGTGTCCTGGGCGAGGCGCCGCTGGTGTACCGGCACTTCCTGGAACGCACCGGACTGCTGCGGGCGCCCACCGAGGACACCGTCGAGTTCGTCCACCGCACCTTCCAGGACTACCTGGGCGCCCGGGCCGCCCTCGACGAGGGCGGGGTCGGCGAGCTCGCCGGGCACTCGGACGACGACCAGTGGGAGGACGTCATCCGCATGGCGGTCGCCCAGGGGCGGCCGCGCGAGCGCACCGAGATCATCCGGGCCCTCCTCGACCGGGGCACCGACCGGTCCGTGCTCCTCGCCTACGCCTCCCTCCAGTTCGCGGCGGAACTCGACCCCGCGCTGCGCGCCGAGGCCGAGGCCGCCGTACGGCACCTGCTGCCGCCGCGGAACATCGACGAGGCGCAGGAACTCGGCCGGACGGGCCCGCTGGTGCTGGAGCTGCTCGCCGACCCCGGCACGGCGGACGATCACGAGGCCCTGATGGCCGTCACAGCGGCCGGCGAGACCGTCTCGGAGCTGGCGATCCCCTACCTGGCGCGCTTCCACGACTCGTCGTCGCCGGAGGTCCGGCGGGCCCTGGTCTCGCTGTGGGGCCGCTTCGACACCCGCGCGTACGCCCGGGAGGTGCTCGCACGCCTCACCCCGCCCCCGACCGGCCTGCTCGTGCGCACGGACACCCAGGCCGACGCCCTGTGCGCCTTCGCCGGGCCCCCGGGCCTCGTGGTCGGCAGTGAGGTGACCCGGCCCGCCTTGTCGGAGCTGTTCTCGCGCGTCAGGGTGTCGGAGCTGAGTATCGACGGGCACCGGAACCTCGGTGACCTCGACTTCCTGCGCGGTCAGACGTCACTGGAACGGCTGCGCATCAGCCGGTGCGACCCCTCCACCGACGTGAGCGGCCTGCGGCGCCTGCCCCTGCGGACCGCGCACCTGGACTTCGGCACCCCGGGCGTGCACGAGGCCATCGCGACCTGGGACCACCTGAGCCACCTGGAGCTGTACTCGCCGCAGCCGTGGTCGGCCCGGAGGCTCGCCCCCGGGGCGCGTCTGGTGCACCTGGTCCTGGACACCCCGGCGGCGGACGTGACGGACCTGGGCCGGCACACGGAGCTGCGCGTCCTGAACCTCGGCCACCGCTGGCGGCCGGCAGGCCCGGCGGACTGGGCGGAGCTGTCGCGGCTGGAGCGGCTGGAGGAGCTCGCCGTGCCGGAGGAGGCGCTGGAAGGGCTCGTCCGGCACGTCCGGCTGCCGGCTCTGCGGACCCTGCAGCTGTACGGGGACCGGACGCTGGCGCCGGGGATGGAGGAGCGGCTGGGCGAGCGGTTCCCGGGGGCCGTGGTGGAGCCGTACGGCCCCGTGGGTGAGCAGTGA
- a CDS encoding ATP-dependent Clp protease ATP-binding subunit yields the protein MFERFTDRARRVVVLAQEEARMLNHNYIGTEHILLGLIHEGEGVAAKALESLGISLEAVRQQVEEIIGQGQQAPSGHIPFTPRAKKVLELSLREALQLGHNYIGTEHILLGLIREGEGVAAQVLVKLGADLNRVRQQVIQLLSGYTGGGKESATAGGPAEGTPSTSLVLDQFGRNLTQAARESKLDPVIGREKEIERVMQVLSRRTKNNPVLIGEPGVGKTAVVEGLAQAIVKGEVPETLKDKHLYTLDLGALVAGSRYRGDFEERLKKVLKEIRTRGDIILFIDELHTLVGAGAAEGAIDAASILKPMLARGELQTIGATTLDEYRKHLEKDAALERRFQPIQVAEPSLPHTIEILKGLRDRYEAHHRVSITDEALVQAATLADRYISDRFLPDKAIDLIDEAGSRMRIRRMTAPPDLREFDEKIAGVRRDKESAIDSQDFEKAASLRDKEKQLLAAKTKREKEWKAGDMDVVAEVDGELIAEVLATATGIPVFKLTEEESSRLLRMEDELHRRVIGQKDAIKALSQAIRRTRAGLKDPKRPGGSFIFAGPSGVGKTELSKTLAEFLFGDEDALISLDMSEFSEKHTVSRLFGSPPGYVGYEEGGQLTEKVRRKPFSVVLFDEVEKAHPDIFNSLLQILEDGRLTDSQGRVVDFKNTVIIMTTNLGTRDISKGFNLGFAAQGDTKTGYDRMKAKVNEELKQHFRPEFLNRVDDTVVFHQLTEEDIIQIVDLMIAKVDERLKDRDMGIELSGDAKLLLAKRGYDPILGARPLRRTIQREIEDILSEKILFGELRPGHIVVVGKEGEGENAKFTFRGEEKSALPDLPPIEATGSGPDLSKGA from the coding sequence ATGTTCGAGAGGTTCACCGACCGCGCGCGGCGGGTTGTCGTCCTGGCTCAGGAAGAAGCCCGGATGCTCAACCACAACTACATCGGCACCGAGCACATCCTCCTGGGCTTGATCCACGAGGGTGAGGGTGTCGCCGCTAAGGCCCTGGAGAGCCTCGGGATTTCGCTCGAGGCTGTTCGCCAGCAGGTTGAGGAGATCATCGGACAGGGGCAGCAGGCCCCTTCCGGCCACATCCCCTTCACCCCGCGGGCGAAGAAGGTCCTGGAGCTTTCGCTCCGAGAGGCCCTCCAGCTCGGCCACAACTACATCGGCACCGAGCACATCCTGCTCGGCCTGATCCGCGAGGGCGAGGGCGTCGCCGCCCAGGTCCTCGTGAAGCTGGGCGCCGATCTCAACCGAGTCCGGCAGCAGGTCATCCAGCTGCTCTCCGGCTACACCGGTGGAGGCAAGGAGTCGGCCACGGCCGGCGGCCCGGCCGAGGGCACGCCCTCGACCTCGCTCGTCCTGGACCAGTTCGGCCGCAACCTCACCCAGGCGGCCCGCGAATCCAAGCTCGACCCGGTCATCGGGCGCGAGAAGGAGATCGAGCGGGTCATGCAGGTGCTGTCCCGCCGTACGAAGAACAACCCGGTCCTCATCGGCGAGCCCGGCGTCGGCAAGACCGCCGTCGTCGAGGGCCTGGCCCAGGCGATCGTCAAGGGCGAGGTTCCCGAGACGCTCAAGGACAAGCACCTCTACACGCTCGACCTCGGCGCCCTGGTCGCGGGTTCCCGCTACCGCGGTGACTTCGAGGAGCGCCTGAAGAAGGTGCTCAAGGAGATCCGCACCCGCGGCGACATCATCCTGTTCATCGACGAGCTCCACACCCTCGTGGGTGCGGGCGCCGCCGAGGGCGCGATCGACGCCGCCAGCATCCTCAAGCCCATGCTGGCCCGTGGTGAGCTCCAGACCATCGGTGCCACGACGCTCGACGAGTACCGCAAGCACCTTGAGAAGGACGCGGCCCTTGAGCGCCGCTTCCAGCCGATCCAGGTGGCGGAGCCTTCCCTCCCCCACACGATCGAGATCCTCAAGGGCCTGCGCGACCGCTACGAGGCCCACCACCGCGTCTCCATCACGGACGAGGCCCTCGTCCAGGCGGCGACGCTGGCGGACCGGTACATCTCGGACCGCTTCCTCCCGGACAAGGCGATCGACCTGATCGACGAGGCCGGCTCCCGGATGCGCATCCGCCGGATGACCGCACCGCCGGACCTCCGCGAGTTCGACGAGAAGATCGCGGGCGTGCGCCGCGACAAGGAGTCGGCCATCGACTCCCAGGACTTCGAGAAGGCAGCCTCCCTCCGCGACAAGGAGAAGCAGCTGCTGGCGGCGAAGACCAAGCGCGAGAAGGAATGGAAGGCCGGCGACATGGACGTCGTCGCCGAGGTCGACGGCGAGCTCATCGCCGAAGTCCTCGCGACCGCGACCGGCATTCCCGTCTTCAAGCTCACCGAGGAGGAGTCCTCGCGACTGCTCCGCATGGAAGACGAGCTCCACCGTCGGGTCATCGGCCAGAAGGACGCCATCAAGGCGCTCTCCCAGGCGATCCGCCGTACCCGTGCGGGCCTGAAGGACCCGAAGCGCCCGGGTGGCTCGTTCATCTTCGCCGGTCCGTCCGGTGTCGGTAAGACCGAGCTCTCGAAGACGCTCGCCGAATTCCTCTTCGGCGACGAGGACGCACTGATCTCCCTCGACATGTCGGAGTTCAGCGAGAAGCACACGGTTTCCCGTCTCTTCGGTTCGCCCCCCGGCTACGTGGGCTACGAAGAGGGCGGCCAGCTCACCGAGAAGGTGCGCCGCAAGCCGTTCTCCGTCGTCCTCTTCGACGAGGTCGAGAAGGCCCACCCGGATATCTTCAATTCCCTTCTCCAGATCCTGGAGGACGGTCGCCTGACCGACTCCCAGGGCCGGGTCGTGGACTTCAAGAACACGGTCATCATCATGACGACCAACCTGGGTACCCGGGACATCTCGAAGGGCTTCAACCTGGGCTTCGCGGCCCAGGGCGACACCAAGACCGGATACGACCGGATGAAGGCGAAGGTCAACGAAGAGCTCAAGCAGCACTTCCGGCCCGAGTTCCTCAACCGTGTCGACGACACGGTCGTCTTCCACCAGCTCACCGAGGAAGACATCATCCAGATCGTCGACCTCATGATCGCCAAGGTCGACGAGCGCCTCAAGGACCGCGACATGGGCATCGAGCTGAGCGGTGACGCGAAGCTCCTGCTCGCCAAGCGCGGCTACGACCCGATCCTGGGTGCCCGGCCGCTGCGCCGGACCATCCAGCGCGAGATCGAGGACATCCTGTCGGAGAAGATCCTCTTCGGCGAGCTGCGCCCCGGTCACATCGTGGTCGTCGGCAAGGAGGGTGAGGGCGAGAACGCCAAGTTCACCTTCCGCGGCGAGGAGAAGTCGGCTCTGCCGGACCTCCCCCCGATCGAGGCCACGGGCTCCGGCCCGGACCTGTCGAAGGGCGCGTAA
- a CDS encoding SCO3374 family protein, whose translation MAVTLPPFAPLTVPPSRPAPEEDACASWYRRVLGWTVTGGPPAQLATGVRFDVLELPSDAGAALLRRPVDTGPVALMGRRMRFLVAAGSAEELDGLLDWLEWGGVALDLTALGAGGRITAPLPPGHSVRDGSPRGAAVWLRPPEQGCEAVLPALSGPGQGAGPGRVSAGPDLVRLVSAAATECHRARLRRRTPLRSAVAGPPSRAGRVSP comes from the coding sequence ATGGCCGTGACCCTTCCGCCGTTCGCCCCGTTGACCGTGCCGCCGTCCCGCCCGGCGCCCGAGGAGGACGCGTGCGCCTCCTGGTACCGGAGAGTGCTCGGCTGGACCGTGACGGGCGGGCCGCCCGCCCAGCTCGCGACCGGGGTCCGGTTCGACGTGCTGGAGCTGCCGTCCGACGCGGGGGCCGCGCTGCTGCGCAGGCCCGTCGACACCGGCCCGGTGGCCCTGATGGGGCGCCGGATGCGGTTCCTGGTGGCCGCGGGGAGCGCGGAGGAGCTGGACGGGCTGCTCGACTGGCTGGAGTGGGGCGGAGTCGCCCTCGATCTCACCGCCCTGGGTGCGGGCGGCCGGATCACCGCACCGCTGCCGCCGGGACATTCCGTACGGGACGGGAGTCCCCGGGGGGCCGCCGTGTGGCTACGGCCCCCCGAGCAGGGGTGCGAGGCAGTTCTGCCTGCCCTGTCCGGTCCGGGACAGGGTGCCGGTCCCGGGCGGGTGAGCGCCGGGCCCGATCTCGTGCGCCTGGTCTCCGCGGCGGCGACGGAATGCCACCGCGCGCGGCTCCGGCGCCGTACGCCCCTGCGGAGCGCCGTGGCCGGGCCTCCCTCACGGGCCGGCCGGGTCAGTCCCTGA
- a CDS encoding histone-like nucleoid-structuring protein Lsr2 — translation MAQKVQVLLVDDLDGGEADETVTFALDGKTYEIDLTTANAEKLRGLLDPYTKGGRRTGGRASAGRAKGRTAAASGNPDTAEIRAWAKSQGMSVNDRGRVPQDIRDAYENRG, via the coding sequence GTGGCACAGAAGGTTCAGGTCCTTCTTGTCGACGACCTCGACGGTGGCGAGGCGGACGAGACGGTGACGTTCGCTCTGGATGGCAAGACCTACGAGATCGACCTCACCACCGCCAACGCTGAAAAGCTCCGCGGTCTGCTCGACCCGTACACCAAGGGCGGCCGCCGCACCGGTGGCCGCGCGTCCGCCGGTCGCGCCAAGGGCCGCACGGCGGCGGCGTCCGGCAACCCGGACACCGCCGAGATCCGCGCCTGGGCGAAGTCCCAGGGCATGAGCGTCAACGACCGCGGTCGCGTGCCGCAGGACATCCGCGACGCCTACGAGAACCGGGGCTGA
- a CDS encoding amino-acid N-acetyltransferase, which produces MGEFSTAHAETVTIRRARTRDVPALRRLLDQYVQQRILLDKAPVVLYEDIQEFWVAERESDGQVVGCGALHVMWEDLAEVRTLAVDRGLKGAGVGHQVLEQLLRTARTLGVSRVFCLTFEVEFFAKHGFVEIGETPVKTDVYMELLRSYDEGVAEFLGLERVKPNTLGNSRMLLHL; this is translated from the coding sequence ATGGGAGAGTTTTCCACTGCACATGCAGAAACAGTGACGATCCGCCGTGCCCGGACGCGTGATGTTCCCGCGCTGCGCCGCCTCCTCGACCAGTACGTGCAGCAGCGGATCCTGCTCGACAAAGCTCCGGTCGTGCTTTACGAGGACATCCAGGAGTTCTGGGTCGCGGAACGCGAGTCCGACGGACAGGTCGTCGGCTGCGGCGCTCTCCACGTGATGTGGGAAGACCTTGCCGAAGTACGCACTCTCGCCGTCGACCGGGGCTTGAAGGGTGCCGGAGTCGGGCATCAGGTGCTGGAGCAGTTGTTGCGCACGGCCCGAACCCTCGGGGTGAGCCGGGTTTTCTGCCTGACCTTCGAAGTCGAGTTCTTCGCGAAGCACGGCTTCGTCGAGATCGGCGAGACCCCGGTCAAGACCGATGTCTACATGGAGCTGCTGCGTTCCTATGACGAGGGTGTCGCCGAGTTCCTCGGTCTCGAACGAGTGAAGCCGAACACCTTGGGCAACAGTCGGATGCTTCTGCACCTCTGA
- a CDS encoding BlaI/MecI/CopY family transcriptional regulator: protein MPRPLGELEDAVMTRVWQWNRPVTVREVLEDLQQERSIAYTTVMTVMDNLHQKGWVRREAEGRAYRYTAVSTRAAYSAALMNEAWSTSDNPAAALVAFFGMMSAEQREALRDAVRVVQYDDGSGADAAPEPPAPPVAEGESGEHPQEPGR, encoded by the coding sequence GTGCCTCGCCCCTTGGGAGAACTCGAAGACGCCGTCATGACACGGGTGTGGCAGTGGAACCGCCCGGTCACCGTGCGAGAAGTACTGGAAGACCTCCAGCAGGAACGGTCCATCGCGTACACCACGGTCATGACCGTTATGGACAATCTCCATCAGAAGGGCTGGGTCCGCCGGGAAGCCGAAGGCCGCGCCTATCGATATACGGCGGTCTCCACCCGCGCCGCCTACTCGGCCGCACTGATGAACGAAGCCTGGTCGACGAGCGACAACCCCGCGGCCGCCCTCGTGGCCTTCTTCGGCATGATGTCCGCGGAACAGCGGGAAGCCCTCCGGGACGCCGTGCGCGTCGTCCAGTACGACGACGGGTCGGGCGCCGACGCCGCCCCCGAACCTCCCGCTCCGCCCGTGGCCGAGGGGGAGTCCGGCGAGCACCCGCAGGAGCCGGGGCGATAA
- a CDS encoding DUF397 domain-containing protein, which translates to MTAQPVWRKSSFCSEGDACVYVATAPGALVKVADRADPAHLVLATTQAAWADFLRAVKETG; encoded by the coding sequence ATGACCGCTCAGCCCGTGTGGCGGAAGTCCTCGTTCTGCAGTGAGGGCGACGCCTGCGTCTACGTCGCCACCGCCCCCGGAGCCCTCGTCAAGGTCGCCGACCGCGCCGACCCCGCCCACCTCGTGCTCGCCACCACCCAGGCCGCCTGGGCGGATTTCCTGCGCGCGGTGAAAGAGACCGGCTGA
- a CDS encoding threonine aldolase family protein, with protein sequence MSDDSEDTERTKRLVAAWRGAERRLSRSLLEPTVGELLGSLAGAPYDMDGPADVYGDGVVAELERKVAGLLGTEDAAFFPSGTMAQQIALRCWAGRTGNPVVALHPMSHPERWEGDALSAVSGLRVAHPTTEARQPSAADVEALREPFGTLMVELPLRDAGFLLPTWEELEALTEAAREREAVVHFDGARLWESTVHFGRTLPEIAGLADSVYVSFYKSLGGLSGAALAGPRGFVEETRVWRHRYGGQVFRQFPQALSALAGLERELPRLPSYVAQARTVARALRSAFADSGVPWARINPEEPHTHQFQVWLPYEPDRLTEAGLRQAEETGTVLFRRWSADGPPGLAVTELEITEPGLSWTESDVHEAVSAFVARI encoded by the coding sequence ATGAGTGACGACAGCGAGGACACGGAACGTACGAAGCGGCTGGTCGCGGCGTGGCGCGGGGCGGAGCGGAGGCTGTCCCGCAGCCTGCTGGAACCCACGGTGGGGGAGCTGCTCGGCTCGCTCGCCGGAGCCCCGTACGACATGGACGGGCCGGCCGACGTCTACGGCGACGGGGTCGTCGCCGAACTGGAGCGCAAGGTCGCCGGACTGCTGGGGACCGAGGACGCGGCGTTCTTCCCCAGCGGCACGATGGCGCAGCAGATCGCGCTGCGCTGCTGGGCGGGCCGGACCGGGAACCCGGTGGTGGCCCTGCACCCGATGAGCCATCCGGAGCGGTGGGAGGGGGACGCCCTGTCGGCCGTCTCCGGACTGCGGGTCGCGCACCCGACGACCGAGGCCCGCCAGCCGTCGGCCGCGGACGTCGAGGCCCTCCGGGAGCCCTTCGGCACGCTGATGGTGGAGCTGCCCCTGCGGGACGCGGGCTTCCTGCTGCCCACCTGGGAGGAGCTGGAGGCGCTCACCGAGGCGGCCCGGGAGCGGGAGGCGGTCGTCCACTTCGACGGGGCCCGGCTGTGGGAGTCCACCGTCCACTTCGGCCGCACCCTGCCCGAGATCGCGGGCCTGGCGGACTCGGTCTACGTCTCGTTCTACAAATCGCTCGGGGGCCTGAGCGGGGCGGCCCTGGCGGGGCCGCGGGGGTTCGTGGAGGAGACCCGGGTCTGGCGGCACCGCTACGGCGGCCAGGTCTTCCGGCAGTTCCCGCAGGCCCTCTCGGCGCTGGCCGGGCTGGAACGGGAACTGCCCCGGCTGCCGTCGTACGTGGCCCAGGCGCGGACGGTGGCCCGGGCGCTGCGCTCGGCGTTCGCGGACTCGGGGGTGCCGTGGGCCCGGATCAATCCGGAGGAGCCGCACACCCACCAGTTCCAGGTGTGGCTCCCGTACGAGCCGGACCGGCTGACGGAGGCGGGCCTGCGGCAGGCCGAGGAGACGGGCACGGTCCTCTTCCGCCGCTGGTCCGCCGACGGCCCGCCGGGCCTGGCGGTGACCGAACTGGAGATCACCGAGCCCGGCCTGTCCTGGACGGAGTCCGACGTCCACGAAGCGGTCTCGGCCTTCGTGGCCCGCATTTAG
- a CDS encoding Rossmann-like and DUF2520 domain-containing protein, with protein sequence MNPSQQPRPARLAVGVVGAGRVGPALACALQQAGHRPVAVSGVSDTSVRRAARMLPDVPLVPPAQVLELADLVLLTVPDDALPSLVEGLAETGAVRPGQLLVHTSGRYGTSVLDPARRAGALPLALHPAMTFTGTEVDVQRLAGCSFGVTAPEELRLAAEALVIEMGGEPEWIAEENRPLYHAALALGANHLVTLVAQSMELLARAGVEHPDRMLGPLLGAALDNALRSGDAALTGPVARGDAGTVAAHVSELRRHAPGAVAGYLAMARTTADRALAHGLLKPELAEDLLGVLADTESDGGDR encoded by the coding sequence GTGAATCCATCACAGCAGCCACGCCCTGCCCGGCTCGCCGTCGGCGTCGTCGGAGCCGGCCGCGTCGGTCCCGCGCTGGCGTGTGCGCTCCAGCAGGCCGGGCACCGGCCCGTCGCCGTCTCCGGAGTCTCGGACACCTCCGTGCGCCGCGCCGCGCGGATGCTGCCCGATGTGCCGCTCGTACCGCCCGCGCAGGTGCTGGAGCTGGCGGATCTGGTGCTCCTGACCGTCCCCGACGACGCCCTGCCGTCCCTCGTGGAGGGCCTCGCCGAGACCGGCGCGGTCCGGCCCGGACAGCTCCTGGTGCACACCTCCGGCCGGTACGGGACCTCCGTGCTCGACCCCGCGCGCCGCGCGGGCGCGCTGCCGCTGGCCCTGCACCCGGCGATGACCTTCACCGGCACCGAGGTGGACGTACAGCGGCTCGCCGGCTGCTCCTTCGGCGTCACCGCCCCCGAGGAGCTGCGGCTGGCCGCCGAGGCCCTGGTCATCGAGATGGGCGGGGAGCCCGAGTGGATCGCGGAGGAGAACCGTCCGCTCTACCACGCGGCCCTGGCCCTCGGCGCGAACCACCTGGTCACCCTCGTCGCCCAGTCGATGGAGCTGCTGGCCCGGGCCGGGGTGGAGCACCCCGACCGGATGCTCGGCCCGCTGCTCGGCGCGGCCCTCGACAACGCCCTGCGCTCCGGTGACGCCGCCCTGACCGGGCCGGTGGCCCGCGGGGACGCCGGTACGGTCGCCGCGCACGTCTCGGAGCTGCGCAGGCACGCGCCGGGCGCGGTCGCCGGGTACCTGGCGATGGCCCGCACCACCGCGGACCGGGCCCTCGCGCACGGTCTGCTCAAGCCCGAACTCGCCGAGGACCTGCTCGGTGTGCTCGCCGACACGGAGTCCGACGGGGGCGACCGGTGA
- the panC gene encoding pantoate--beta-alanine ligase, whose protein sequence is MTDLLLHTARELYELPRTGRRAVVMTMGALHEGHATLIRTAREQAGPEGQVVVTVFVNPLQFGAGEDLDRYPRTLDADLAIAEEAGADAVFAPAVDEVYPGGDPQVRITAGPMGERLEGATRPGHFDGMLTVVAKLLHLTRPDLALFGQKDAQQLALIRRMVTDLNFPVEVVGVPTVREEDGLALSSRNRYLSPAERHTALALSRALFAGRDRLAAQAALRARAEASPASDERATALARLGEIRASADAHAVSAAGAGLPDAVRAAALHVLDEAGRHEPPIVLDYLALVDPLDFTETGPDFTGQAVLAVAAKVGSTRLIDNIPLEFGAHS, encoded by the coding sequence GTGACCGACCTGCTGCTGCACACCGCCCGGGAGCTGTACGAGCTGCCGCGCACCGGCCGCCGGGCCGTGGTGATGACCATGGGGGCCCTCCACGAGGGCCACGCCACCTTGATCCGCACGGCCCGCGAACAGGCCGGGCCCGAGGGCCAGGTCGTCGTCACCGTCTTCGTCAACCCGCTGCAGTTCGGGGCGGGCGAGGACCTCGACCGCTACCCGCGCACGCTCGACGCGGACCTGGCGATCGCCGAGGAGGCGGGCGCCGACGCGGTGTTCGCCCCCGCGGTCGACGAGGTCTACCCGGGCGGCGACCCGCAGGTGCGGATCACCGCCGGTCCCATGGGCGAGCGCCTCGAAGGGGCCACCCGCCCCGGGCACTTCGACGGGATGCTGACCGTCGTGGCCAAGCTGCTCCACCTCACCCGCCCCGACCTGGCCCTCTTCGGCCAGAAGGACGCGCAGCAACTGGCCCTGATCCGGCGGATGGTGACCGACCTGAACTTCCCCGTCGAGGTGGTCGGCGTACCGACCGTCCGCGAGGAGGACGGGCTCGCGCTGTCGTCCCGCAACCGCTACCTCTCCCCGGCCGAGCGGCACACCGCCCTGGCGCTGTCCCGCGCCCTGTTCGCCGGGCGCGACCGGCTCGCCGCGCAGGCGGCGCTGCGCGCCCGCGCGGAGGCGTCCCCGGCCAGCGACGAGCGGGCCACCGCCCTGGCCCGCCTCGGCGAGATCCGCGCCTCCGCCGACGCGCACGCCGTCTCGGCGGCGGGCGCCGGGCTGCCGGACGCCGTACGGGCCGCCGCGCTGCACGTCCTGGACGAGGCGGGCCGCCACGAGCCGCCGATCGTGCTCGACTACCTGGCGCTGGTGGACCCGCTGGACTTCACCGAGACCGGACCGGACTTCACCGGGCAGGCCGTGCTGGCCGTCGCCGCGAAGGTGGGCTCGACCCGGCTGATCGACAACATCCCATTGGAATTCGGAGCACACTCGTGA